The following are encoded together in the Cyanobacterium aponinum PCC 10605 genome:
- a CDS encoding valine--tRNA ligase, which produces MTTPETILPPQYDPQITEAKWQKFWQEKETFKANPDKGGETYAIVIPPPNVTGTLHMGHAFNTSLIDTLVRYNRMKGRNTLCLPGTDHASIAVQTIIEKQLKAEGKTRYDLGREKFLEKAWEWRHQSGGTIVNQLQRLGLSADWSRERFTLDENLCDAVKTAFVQLYEEGLIYRGQYMVNWCPESQSAVSDLEVENKEVDGHLWHFRYPLTEGDGYVEVATTRPETMLGDTAVAVNPYDERYQDLIGKTVTLPITNRQIPIIADEFVDRAFGTGCVKVTPAHDYNDFQIGKRHDLPFINILNKDGSINEEGGEFAGQDRFVARKNVVKRLEEEGFLVKVEDYRHSVPYSDRGKVPVEPLLSTQWFVKIEPLAKKALAELDDNQSPHFVPERWEKVYRDWLVKLQDWCISRQLWWGHQIPAWYVTSLTNGEITDETPFVVAHDEKSARDKAVEKYGEDIILTQDPDVLDTWFSSGLWPFSTMGWPNNTDDFNTYFPNTTMVTGFDIIFFWVARMTMMSGHFTGKMPFKDVYIHGLVRDENGKKMSKSANNGIDPLLLCNKYGTDALRYTLIREVAGAGQDISLQYNRKTDESESVEASRNFANKLWNAARFVLMNLDGKTPAQLGYPNLTQLEGCDRWIISRFNQIVKETETYLDNYGLGEAAKGLYEFIWGDFCDWYIELVKTRLWQDKDSASRKVAQQTLAYVLEGILKLLHPFMPHITEEIWHTLTQNSDDSLALQSLPVVDELMELTTIQKMTQPSLISFENTEEGTIVKLGHQVVSLLDQLPEQISSFLRKYQQPFTVVAIAFLVLVVIQLISSITTAIHDFPLLSPFLRLIGLGYTGWFIYQNFIFVEKRQETLQWLANFKEEIFGNIQKNDSLIKIETEETPSVITPTFTTLIDEELETSFSLLFETIRAIRNLRAEAEIKPGVKVNAILQSENPEERQILQQTQNYIIELAKVENLTITDSLTDEVSKAIASVVGTIQILIPLEGIIDIEKLTAKLEKKLSKIEGEVKSLEGRLNNPNFVNKAPNDIIENARNALAESKIQGEILQKRLELLK; this is translated from the coding sequence ATGACTACACCCGAAACCATCTTACCTCCTCAATATGATCCTCAGATAACAGAAGCAAAGTGGCAAAAATTTTGGCAAGAAAAAGAAACCTTTAAAGCTAATCCCGATAAGGGAGGAGAAACTTATGCGATCGTAATTCCTCCTCCAAATGTTACAGGCACTCTACACATGGGTCATGCTTTTAATACTTCCTTGATTGATACCCTTGTGCGTTATAACCGTATGAAAGGAAGAAATACCCTTTGTTTACCCGGTACAGATCATGCTAGTATTGCGGTACAGACAATCATTGAAAAGCAACTCAAAGCCGAAGGTAAAACCCGTTACGATTTAGGTAGAGAAAAGTTTTTAGAAAAGGCTTGGGAATGGCGCCATCAATCAGGAGGCACTATTGTTAATCAGTTACAGCGATTGGGGTTATCTGCTGACTGGAGTAGGGAAAGATTCACCCTCGATGAGAATTTATGTGATGCGGTAAAAACTGCTTTTGTGCAACTGTATGAAGAAGGATTGATTTATCGTGGTCAATATATGGTGAATTGGTGTCCAGAATCTCAATCGGCGGTGTCTGATTTAGAGGTAGAAAATAAGGAAGTTGATGGACATTTATGGCATTTTCGTTATCCTTTAACGGAAGGGGATGGATATGTAGAGGTTGCTACCACTCGCCCTGAAACGATGTTAGGGGATACCGCCGTGGCAGTAAATCCCTATGATGAGCGTTATCAAGATTTAATTGGTAAAACCGTTACTTTGCCTATTACTAATCGTCAGATTCCCATTATTGCTGATGAATTTGTCGATCGCGCTTTTGGTACAGGATGTGTTAAAGTGACACCAGCCCACGACTATAATGATTTTCAAATAGGTAAACGTCATGATCTACCTTTCATTAATATCTTAAATAAAGATGGGTCAATTAATGAAGAAGGAGGAGAATTTGCAGGACAGGATCGCTTTGTCGCGCGTAAGAATGTGGTGAAACGACTAGAGGAAGAAGGATTTTTAGTCAAAGTTGAAGATTATCGTCATAGTGTACCATACAGCGATCGAGGTAAAGTACCTGTTGAACCTTTACTGTCAACTCAATGGTTTGTGAAAATCGAACCCTTAGCCAAAAAAGCCTTAGCAGAATTAGACGATAATCAATCCCCTCATTTTGTGCCTGAAAGATGGGAAAAAGTCTATCGTGATTGGTTAGTTAAATTACAAGACTGGTGTATCTCTCGACAACTGTGGTGGGGACATCAAATTCCTGCTTGGTATGTTACCAGTTTAACTAATGGGGAAATTACCGATGAGACTCCTTTTGTTGTGGCACATGATGAAAAAAGTGCGAGGGACAAAGCTGTTGAAAAATATGGTGAGGATATTATTTTAACTCAAGATCCAGATGTATTAGATACTTGGTTTTCTTCTGGGTTGTGGCCTTTTTCTACCATGGGATGGCCTAACAATACCGATGATTTTAATACTTACTTCCCCAATACCACTATGGTGACGGGATTTGATATTATCTTTTTCTGGGTTGCCCGTATGACGATGATGTCAGGTCACTTTACTGGTAAGATGCCTTTTAAGGACGTTTATATTCATGGTTTGGTAAGGGATGAAAATGGCAAAAAAATGTCAAAATCCGCCAATAATGGCATTGATCCTTTACTTTTATGCAATAAATACGGTACAGATGCCTTAAGATACACTTTAATCCGTGAAGTAGCTGGTGCGGGGCAAGATATTAGTTTACAATATAACCGTAAAACCGATGAATCCGAGTCGGTAGAAGCCTCCCGTAATTTTGCCAACAAGTTATGGAATGCGGCGCGTTTTGTGTTGATGAATTTAGATGGTAAAACCCCCGCCCAATTGGGCTATCCTAATTTAACTCAACTAGAAGGATGCGATCGCTGGATAATATCACGTTTTAATCAAATTGTCAAAGAAACTGAAACATATCTTGATAATTACGGATTAGGGGAAGCGGCAAAGGGATTATACGAGTTTATTTGGGGTGATTTTTGCGACTGGTATATCGAGTTAGTGAAAACTCGTTTATGGCAAGATAAAGATTCTGCTTCCCGTAAAGTAGCACAACAAACCCTTGCTTATGTTTTAGAAGGTATCCTCAAATTGTTACATCCTTTCATGCCTCACATCACCGAGGAAATTTGGCACACTTTAACTCAAAATAGCGATGATAGTCTAGCTCTGCAATCTTTACCTGTGGTAGATGAATTGATGGAGTTAACTACTATTCAAAAAATGACTCAACCTTCCCTTATCAGTTTTGAAAATACCGAGGAAGGCACTATCGTTAAATTAGGTCATCAAGTAGTAAGTTTATTAGATCAATTACCCGAACAAATTAGCAGTTTCCTGAGAAAATATCAACAACCTTTTACCGTAGTTGCGATCGCATTTTTGGTATTAGTAGTTATTCAATTGATTTCCTCTATTACCACCGCTATCCATGATTTTCCCTTACTTTCTCCTTTCTTACGCCTAATTGGTTTAGGTTATACGGGATGGTTTATCTATCAAAATTTCATCTTTGTGGAGAAAAGACAGGAAACTTTGCAATGGTTAGCCAACTTTAAAGAAGAGATATTCGGTAATATTCAAAAAAATGACTCTTTAATTAAGATAGAAACGGAAGAAACTCCCTCAGTTATTACCCCTACCTTTACCACTCTCATCGATGAAGAATTGGAAACTAGCTTTAGTCTTCTTTTCGAGACAATACGCGCTATTCGTAATCTTCGTGCGGAAGCAGAAATTAAACCAGGAGTAAAAGTTAACGCCATTCTACAATCAGAAAACCCTGAAGAAAGGCAGATTTTGCAACAAACTCAAAACTATATCATAGAATTAGCAAAAGTCGAGAATTTAACTATAACTGACAGTTTAACCGATGAAGTTTCAAAAGCGATCGCTTCTGTAGTAGGTACAATTCAAATTTTGATTCCTTTAGAAGGTATAATCGACATCGAGAAACTAACGGCAAAACTAGAGAAAAAACTCTCTAAAATTGAAGGGGAAGTTAAATCCTTAGAAGGACGTTTAAACAATCCTAATTTTGTTAATAAAGCACCCAATGACATTATCGAAAATGCTCGTAATGCCTTAGCAGAAAGCAAAATTCAGGGAGAAATCTTACAAAAACGCCTAGAATTACTAAAATAA